The following is a genomic window from Sulfurihydrogenibium sp..
GCGTTTTACAAGTTGTTTATTATATTCTTTCCAGTCTCTTTTCATAAAAACCTCGCCAATTTTTAAGTTTTTAGGTATAATTTTATATGATATTACAATTAAATTGTAAAAGTTTTTGGACAATATCGAAATATATTTAAAGATTATACCTTGGGGTGAGAAATTAACGGTTTTTTATAAAATCTAAAAATGAGATCCTTTGGTCTTACAGCCTCAGGATGACAGGAAAAGGCAACCTTGCAAAAATTTTGTAACACCCTTACTTCTTGGCATTATCTAGCTTTTAATCTTTATATATCTCCAACTTAATTAAATTTTGACTTTTATCTAATACAGAGTTTACATTATAATTTGGTATGGTTTTTACTTCTATCTCAATTTCTCCTTCTTGATTTTCATATAAAGATAAACTTCCAATTTTTCTTCCATGTGCTTCTATATTCCTATTTATTTTTATAACTTCTATATCTCTATTTCTATTGGAGATAACTAACTTCAAGATTTTAATTCCACTTTCTTCTTTCAGTATTTCAATGCTCTCAAGCTTTCCAATGTTTTTAGGTATAAAGAGATTTAAGATTTTGATTGGTTCTTTAGTTCTAACTGTTTTGTCTGGAATAGCTTTCTCTTTTGTTTCTGATTTTTTTGTTATCTCTGGTTTTTTTTCTTCTTTTGGAGTTTCCTTTACTTGTTCTTCGGGTTCTTCACTATAAGATATTTTTTCGTATCCTTCAATTACAGGTGTAATTTTAATTTGTTCATTTTTCGTATAGATCAATTTTACTATAGCTATACCTTTAGAAAATTGCTGAGGATATATAATATCTGGTATCAACTTTCCTGAACCATTATAAGTCAATTTTATAGGTTTTCCTATTTTGTCATAGACTTTTATCAACAAACCGTTTTGGTCGTAAACACTCAGTTTTACTTCAAACTCTTCACCGGCTCTTGTTTTTTCTGGCATTGCAATTTTCACATCTTTTGGAACCTGTCTAACAAAAACTAAAGTTTTTGACCCAAGTAAAGACTTATTTTCATCAAAGACTTCTATTTTTATATCATGCAATTCAGAAGGAATGAATTTTATTGTTTTTCTTCCGTTTTCGAGCTCTTTATTTCTTATAATGGTTTTAAAGCTTCCATTAGTTTGAATTATTAAAGATTGTTCGCCATAAGAAGTATCATTAACTAAATTTCCGAATTTATCATATGCAACGACAGAAAATTCTTTTTCATACTCAGGTATAAATTCAGGAGAAGTTATAATTTCGACTTTAGAAATTTTATTGTTTAAAACATAAATACTAAATTCATTTAGAAAGCCAGATGTATAAGAGTCTTTTATCTTAAATAACTCATTTTCTAAGTAAATTTTAAAATCATATTTTCCTGCTGTTTCAGAATAGAATTTTAAGCTTCCAGTACCACCCGAAAAATTAACAACTTCATCTTTATTGTTAATTTTTACTTTAACTTTTCCTGAAAAATCTGTAACATCATTATCAAACGGGTCTTTAGCAGTAATAGTAATGGTGGTTTCTTCTCCGGCTCTAAGAGTTTTCTTATAGTTTACTTGAAAATAAGATATATTACCCGATTCAACTTTTATTTGTGCTAATGCATACGTTGAATAAAAGACAAATATTAACAATAATAATATTTTAATACGATTAATTAACATTATCGTTTCCCTCCTAAAATATCAAAGGTGGTTCAAGTATAGTAATATTCTAACACAAATTAAACAAAAAGAGAGAGATTCTTTACTTCACTCAGAATAGCGATATTGATTATTGGAGCAATCTCTAACCAAGAAGGTTATCTCTCCTTTGATGCTTATCATTTTTTATTTGCTCTTTAATTAACTCTTTTGTAAAAGTATAACCTATTTCTATAGCCTCTTTTGCTTTCCAAGTAGCAAACAATGGAATATTAACAAGTTCTGTTGGCTGGATAACTAAATCACAAAGCTTTTTGCTTGTTTCAGTGTTAGACCTTATGGCAAGATAAAAACTTCTTATACCTATTGAAATTATATTATTAAAATCTTTCTCTTCTTCTAAGAATGGGTTTACTTCCACGCCTATTGCAAAATCTACCTTTTCTCTTAAAGATTCTACCGGAAGGTTATTCATAACACCCCCGTCAACATAGAGATATTTATCAATCTTAACAGGTTTAAACATGACCGGAATACTGCAAGAAGCCTTGACTGTTTTTATTAAACTTCCATTTTGAAAATATTCTACGCTTGCTTTATTTAAATTTGTTGCTGCGATTATTAGAGGAATTTTTAAATCTTCAATA
Proteins encoded in this region:
- a CDS encoding patatin-like phospholipase family protein, with amino-acid sequence MKIGIALSGGAVRGLAHIGVLKALEELGIKPDIVSGVSAGSIIGSFYCAGYSPKEMEEIALKTNLNSFILPSISKKALFSLDKLESFLEKYIGKINIEDLKIPLIIAATNLNKASVEYFQNGSLIKTVKASCSIPVMFKPVKIDKYLYVDGGVMNNLPVESLREKVDFAIGVEVNPFLEEEKDFNNIISIGIRSFYLAIRSNTETSKKLCDLVIQPTELVNIPLFATWKAKEAIEIGYTFTKELIKEQIKNDKHQRRDNLLG